cctgtgagggtgacagagccctgggacaggctgcccagagaggttgtggagtctcctctggagactttcaaaacctgctggatgcatttctgtgtggcCTGCCcgaggtgatcctgctctgggaggggactgaactagatgatctctagaggtcccttccaacccctaacattctgtgagaGTGGAGAGATTTGTATTAGgcaccaggaagaaattcttcactgtgagggtgggaGGGCACTGGAATacattgcccagggaggtcgtggctgctccctctctggagatgtttaaagacaggttggatgaggcttgtgcagcctgggctggtgggaagtgtccctgatcatggcagggaggttggaaactgatgatctttaaggtcctctccaaccttcaccattctgtgattctatgaacttgGGAATAAATCtttcaaaggcattttctgATCCATAGCAATGGTGGAAGTATTTTCTCTTGTATGTTTTTAATCtgtatagcaaaaaaaaaaaaaaaaaagggggggggggcagatTAATGAACCTGATTAATGAACCTCAAGATATTGTTGGTAAGATGTGAAGTCTGGTAAGAAGTTTTTGGGTGCGTGCAGGGAATTTGGGCACCAAATGCTCAAGAACTGGGATATTTGTATGTTCAAAGagcaggttggacaggactttgagcaacctggactagcaggaggtgtccctgcccatgcaggggggttgaaactagatgatctttgagatccctccaacccaaaccattctgtgatgacTCAATTATGATCTGCAAGCTGAACCTCCTGTACCCAAAGTCCAAAAACACAGGGTATTATGTTAgtttttaagataaattaaaaactagAAATGGTTCCTCATGGTTGAACTCAACAGGGAGGAGGCACAGAAAGGGGCTGGGTAGAATGGCAGCCAAGATCACACTGAAAGATTGAGGGATGTCTCAACATTTCTTACCAACCCCCCCACTCATGCCCCAagccacttctgctgctgctcccttcaAGCCCACCTTTCCGTGCCACTTTGTTCCAGGTTTCCCCACCTCTCTCCACCCCCCCAAGATGTCCCGTTGCTACTGCTACAACAcctgctgctccccctgctACAGGAcctgctgctccccctgctACAGGACCGTGTGCTACTACCCCCGCCTCTACCGGCGCCAGTGCAGCTACCGCCGCAGGTACAGCTACAGATACCCCTCCTGCTGCAACTACAGCTACAGGTGCTGCTACCCCTGCTGCTAAACCCAGGGGCAATACCCCTGCAACAAGGACCAACCCCGACCTGGCAAGCAGAGATGAACGACTCATCCCAAAGGCAACGTCTACAGAAGCACTGAGCCCCAACAGCAACCGAAGCTCCTGAAACCAGGAGCTCAGCTGCTCCCTCAAATCTCTtggtatttgtatttttgttcttctttctgtcttcttcttCCTGGCCCTCTCAACTATGAGTCCTCTTTTGACACTCTCCTGCCAAAAGAACTAACCCCAATCCCGCAAGCAAAGGTGAACAGTCCATCCCAGAGGCAACATCTGCAGAAGCTCTGAGTCCCAACAGCAACTGAAGTCACTGAGAACCAGGAGCTTGGCTGTTCCCTCAAAACTCTTgccatttatatttttgttcttctttctaTCTGCTTCTTCCTGTCTCTCTCTACCATGAGATCTCACTTTGATGCTTTCTTGTACTCAAACCCCCTTCACAGCCACTCAGCGATGGGACCAACCACCTGCAGTTCATTTGGAGCTTCTTAGAGTTGCTGCCTCCTATTGAAGGACTCCTGCAAAATTGGTTTTCAGGTCACCTTCATTTTCAATAACTACTTCCAGTCAGGtgctgcagtcctgtgtaataGAGGAGCGTGACACTGGCTCTCCTTTGATCTGGATTTACAAGCACCTAAAGGATGAACAACAACTTCAACAAGGAATGTCCTCTCTAGCAGACTGCAATGACTCATCTTCTGTAACTCTTTCAATTTTCCCCAAACCATAATCTTTCTGTGTCTGTGCCAACTCCTTTTCTTGCTGCATTAAAaatttctgcatgaaaaaaaaaaaaaaacgtgAAAATTTGGAGggttcttttttccccactcatcttctttcctctctctttagTTTACACTGGGAGGGGTGACACCCTGAAGGGACTTTGCAttccttgtgctgctggagcaTTTCAGATCCTCCAGAGTCAGAGCAGCTGGTCCCAGtaaatatacttttttcttccattctaCCTCTCAGAAATTTGAGAAATGCCACAAttcctccctttttttaaactaaaactgTTACCAGATATAAGGTCAACAGACTTGAGCATAACAGGGCTGCAATAGTCTTTATAATCATGtcttaaaatggaaaagaattcGTCCTAATCCTCCAGAGAGAGtatataaaaattacagaatcacagaatagtgatggttggaaaggacctctgagatcaccaagtccagtcataaaacaaataaaatgacaacaaccaaacccaaaaaaccccaaacctaaccaaacaaaaaacccccacaccacccaaaacccccacaacccacaatctcagccactagcacatgccctgaagttccttatctacatgtttcttgaacacatccaaggatggtgactccaccacctccctgggcagctgttccaAGTGTCTGAtgactctttcagtgaagaagttcttcctaacatccagtctgaaccttccctgttgcaacttcaggccatttcctctggtcctataATTATTCACTGGGCAGAAAAGGCCatcacccacctccctacaacctcctttcaggtagttgaaggtggcaatgaggtctcccctcagcctccccttctccaaaCTGACCATCCCCAgtcccctcagctgctcctgataggacttgttctctagacccttcaccagcttggtgtcTCCTCTCTGGCCACGCTCaagcacctccatgtccttcataTAGAGAAGGGGCtcagaactgaccccaggatttgaggtgcagcctcaccagtgccaggTGTAGGGGCACAgtcacctccctactcctgctggtcacaccattcctgatgcaggccaggatgctggtggccttcttggccacctgggcacactgctggctcatgttaaccctgctgtccaccagcacccctcCTACTAAATTATTTACACTACAAAGggaaaattcacagaatcacagaatacttctggctggaaaagacctttaagatcattgagtccaaccatcacccaactctaccaagttcctcccccttccaactccagctgTTggtaatgattctgtgataatcaCATGAAATACAAacttatttcaaaatgaaaaacctGATGGGTCCACACATTTGCAGTTACCTAGAACCTCTTCAATATCAGACCATGACCAGTGGTGGATCATGTCCTAATCCCACCACATTAGcccaacagcagcactgaagtaTTTGAAATAAACCATTTTTCTGGAATACACTAAACAAAAGCCTGGAGTTGTAGAAACACACACAACCGGAGCTGAAGTTTCCTGCAGCTACAAAAGTTCCTGCTTCTCAGCTTGAGGAGGACAAGATTCGATGAGCAAACCCCTAAGTACACAAAGTTCATAATTTTGTCTCCCAGTCTGCTGGTTTCAAGAGATTTTAAGAAattcaagtgaaaaataaaatgagaaaggcAGTATTGATGCAGTGTTGTTTTTAATACGAGTCAAAGGCAGATataaagacagacagaaatgaGTCTCCATTCCCAAAGGCACGTCACGCCCTCCTACCTCTGCCCTTCATTCCCAGGAAATGTTTTGTACATCATCACACCCAACAGAAAAAGGCAGTTTACAAAGAGCGGCAGCGTCAAGGAGCAGGAAGCTTTCCATCCAGAGGACAGCTGGGATGGCAAAGTAGCAAGCAGACACAGAGCAGAATCCAAATCAAATGTCCCAAACACTTCAAGAGCAGCGCAGAGCACCCAAAGCCACCTTGGGGGGtggctgctgtccccagggctctgcacagcTTCCAAGCTTCCTTGTCAATCGGTGCTTGCCAGGTCTGGGCTGGACTTCATTCCAGGGACATTCCAGCGGGTTTAGCAGGAATAGCAGCTCCCGTAGCCAAACCTTTGGCCGTAGCGTGAGCCGAAGGGGTAGCCATAGCGGCCAGAGTAAAAGCCTGGGTAGCCACAGCAGTCTCCAGAGCCATAGAGGCCCCTATAGCCTCCATACAGCCCCCCATAGCCATAGCAGTCCCCAGAGCCATAGATGCCCCGGTAACCGTACAGGCCCCCGTAGCCGTAGCGGTCCCCGAAGCCGTAGAGGCCCCGGTAGCCGTAGAGGCCCCCGTAGCCCCGGTAGCCACAGGGGCTCCCGCAGTCGTAGCCCCGGTAGCCATAGAGACCCCCATAATTGCAGGAGGAGTAGCAGTCATCGTCACACTGGCTTTGGAGGAAAGTCATCTTCTGTGGTGGAGGTACCTGgagtgcagcagcaggggaggaaagcagaagaaatcagTTCCTCCAGGGACACCGAGCCCCAAGGTTCTTTGCTGGCCCCAGGAGACCAGGGAGAGAAGCAAAATGATGACCCAAGTCCTCAGCTCCTTATCAAACCCCGTTTCTATCATTTTACCATTTGTCTTTTCTTGCTCACTGAGACCTGGTAAAAGCACCAGCTGTGGAATGTACCTGTTGCAGCTCAaagcctccctgctgctcttccaggaTATTTCTTGGAGAATATTGGTAGGATCTAACAATCCTAAAATTCTTTGAGGACACTGGCCTTGCAAAGAGCTCTACATTCCTGACGCTGGCTTTGCAAAGAGCCCAAATCCTTCAAGAAAATTTAAGTCATCTGGTGTTTACCATGAGAACATAATTCAGCTTTGAGGTCCATCACTCCAAGCCCCATTTCAGTAACTTACACCACTTTTAATTGGCATCTGGACAGTCCAGATGCAAGAAACTATGGAATGTCAGCACCCAGGAGAACATCTGCTGTCTGGCTAAAGAGACCTGAAGACCTCCCTTAAAATAGATTTATGAAGAACCCATCAAGGGTCATGGTTGGGAAATCCTTCACTAactgctggaggcagctctgcagacctGATAAGCAATGATCCTTATATATCTATTAAattaatacatatatttatatagatcTCCTTGTATCTATTCTGAAGCCAGATATCCCAGGTACCAAGAGGACCAGGAAAGTTTCAACCCCAACTTTAAAACCTGaacccaccagctcctgcacctcagcaggcacagctccaAGGTGCAGAGAAACCTGACGTTTGAAAGAAGCCACGACCGTAACAGAAATTATTCCACCCTAAATTTCTAATCCTCACAAAGAAACTCAGAGGAGAAAGGCTTACCGAGCTcaccaggaggaggaaggcaagaGAGATGATGAGGAGCCTGGAGCTCTGAGCCCTTTTTATACTGCTCCTTGGCCTGCCCGGCTTAGATAAGACGCCCTGagtatttaaaagatttgtAGCCTTATTGGCTGGAAAACAAATTTGCAAGTACACGTCAGATCTtcaattaatataattttcttcattgtttgGGATTATTATTTTGTTCCCAGCCTCCCATATGTCACATATATTACAggtttctttcatctttttattttatgggCCAGCTGCATTCCTGATACCATTTTATTGTCTTCGCTGCCAAAAGTGAAGTTTATCTTATAGactagaaaagcatttttaagttCTCAAAACCATTGGAGGGGGAgaaattttcaattaaaaaaaaaaaaaaacacaacaaccccaaaccaaccaggAAAACCTTCCCACAGGTTGGAAAATATCTGTTTTCACCAAAAGCTCTGCTGCACCATGGTGTTCCTgcctcaaataaattaaaatgtatggttttggtgttttttttttacttaaaccCACAGCAACTTCAGGAAACAGGAGCTGGGCAGATAAATCTGAATTGCATTCCGAGTGTTCATGGTGAGGAGCAGTCATGCTGCTGCTTGCACAGAAGGGATGTTTCCagcttattttatttgcagtcaAGTTCAAGAGAGGGCTTGACCTCGAGTTCAGCAAAGTGGAGGATACAAGTATGAACTTGGCCTGGAAACTAATAAATCACAAGGATTTGGTGAAATGTACTTCATGCTGTTTTCCAAGGAACTACATGGATGTTTTCTTCCCAAAGAATCAACCACAGGTATCAAATAGAGAGGAATGCTGGAGCTTGCTGCAGAACTCCTTGTATGACCTTCACCTAATTTCTGGCATTaatttgaatataaaataagGGCAATAATGAGCAAGCAGGATGTTGAGGCTTCCTCCAAATTTTGAATACCAAAGCACTTCATAAACACTCATTAATGTTTCCAATTTGCAAAGTGTTGCAGgatttaaatattaatagttTGTCACTGAAAGACACCCCCGGATTTAATAATATGGTCACAAGTCTCTGCAAGGTCTCTTGTTTCTAAGTCCTAATAAGGTTAAGCATTCTGTGTTACATGAAAGTCAATAACCATACAAGAAACTCTtccaaaaaaggaagaagaatttgGGAATACTCCTAAAGCAGCcggaaaaatgtctttaaaatggCTGTTGTAGAACCCGAGacaaagaaaatcaaaccaAGAGGTCCCCACCAATATCACCAGGCATGTTCAGGTCATGAGGACTCTGAATAAAAGCTTCAGGATGCCAAAGAGGAGCCTTCTACTTTTCTCCCCTACACGTTGAACCAGAGATGCAAAAGCCAAGCAACTGGACGTGACTCCCTCCAAGCCAACTGTGCAACCAGTAATGGACAAAACATCTCCCAAAATGCTTCCTATCCATCCACCCACAAACAATTCCCTGCCATTTTACTGGAAATGTGCTGAgcccatttcttcttgttttaagatgaaagaaatTCTGCTGGGATGGGGTGTGTCATCACATCAAACTCTGGAAATATGAAAATCACTGACTCCAATTACACCAATTGAAGGAATAATGCACGTACCAAGATAGGTTGTATAACCCACACCTGAGATCTAGAAGGTATATAAAGGGACCTACAGCTCCAAGATTTTATTCACTTCTCTCCACCTGCTCTCCTCGGTGAACCAGGTAAGTCCACACTGACTCTGCTCTCTTTTTGAGATGAATCTATCCGAGATACATACAGATCTTTGTCTCTATAAATATTGGTGGGTG
This sequence is a window from Apus apus isolate bApuApu2 chromosome 27, bApuApu2.pri.cur, whole genome shotgun sequence. Protein-coding genes within it:
- the LOC127394922 gene encoding keratin-associated protein 21-1-like — translated: MTFLQSQCDDDCYSSCNYGGLYGYRGYDCGSPCGYRGYGGLYGYRGLYGFGDRYGYGGLYGYRGIYGSGDCYGYGGLYGGYRGLYGSGDCCGYPGFYSGRYGYPFGSRYGQRFGYGSCYSC